GCCTATAATGCCCATAAAAACACCTGCCGGAAAAGTTCAACCATACCCTACATCGTCTGTCCTCTGGACGTTGCTTCTACCCTCATGAAGAATAATGCTCCCGAGCACATGGTTATCGCGGGATTGCTGCATGATGTTGTAGAAGATGAGGATTACACACTCTCTGATATCAGAGATTAGTTCGGTGATGAGGTGGCGACCCTGGTAGATGGGCTTCCGAGCCGGAAGAACTGATAAATGCGGACGGGGCAAAAGTAAGACCTGGCGCAAGCGCAAAGCTCATACCATTGACTTTATCAAAAATGCAGGCCGGGACCTGGAAGCTGCTCTCCTGTGCCGACAAATTGGCCAATATACGGGACATCATCAGGGACTATGACAGGCTGGGGGATGGTGTGTGGGATATCTTCAATGCCTCAAAGGACTCGGTTGCATGGTATTACATATCTATGCTGGATGCTTTTGGCAATGGGGATGAAGGGATAAGTGATATGCCTGCATTTAAGGAGTTCGAAAAATGTGTCGGTGAGATGTTTGGGGATGGGTGAGAGGTCGGTGTGTGAGGTTGAATATAGGGCGGTATGTTGGGAAGTGTCTAAACACGTTAAAATATATTATGTATGTGATAAAAACATAAAATCGATTCATTTCATCAATTCCTGCTACCTCCATTCCTTCACCTGATATGTTACCCCTTCTCCTGCATTGAAGCCTGCACCCGCTCTGTCACGCCACAGAAGCCACAATAACGCCATAAAGATGCCAAATATGACATCCATATAAATTACAATAACTGAATAAATACAGAGTAAGTTCAGATTAATAAAAAATGTGGAGATATTATATGCTTGAAGCTGAATTATTAGAAAAAATTGTTTCAGACCTTGATTTCTTAAAAATAAAAATAATATCCATCGAAGAAACCATAGAGGATATAGATAATGATCTGCATCATGTCAAGCCAGAGTATATCCGAAAGCTTGAATCAATAAAAAAAGAAGGGACAATTTCCAGTGCAGATTTTGAACAGAAATTTGGTGTCCGGCTTTGAAATACAATTACGAAGTCAGCAGGCAGCTTGAAAGGGAATTGGATAA
The sequence above is a segment of the Methanosarcinales archaeon genome. Coding sequences within it:
- a CDS encoding HD domain-containing protein, with translation METMNIQDNNPIVKAFNFAYNAHKNTCRKSSTIPYIVCPLDVASTLMKNNAPEHMVIAGLLHDVVEDEDYTLSDIRD